From Streptomyces zhihengii, the proteins below share one genomic window:
- a CDS encoding SIS domain-containing protein: MSAPNPAEHTEHDEPPGRIMAGEMAQQPAVLRRILDEGAPRIRETAAAVAARRPRFVLLTARGTSDNAALYAKYLLEIRLGLPCGLTSMSTTTAYGARPDLTDVLVITVSQSGGSPDLVASTKAAREAGAITLAVTNNPDSPLAAVSEFHVDIMAGPEKALPATKTYTASLLALYLFTEGLRDGDTAAAAALPGLAADILGRQDEIRALAARYRFAERMVITSRGYGYPTAKEAALKLMETSYIPALAYSGADLLHGPLAMVDNISPVIAVVTQGRGGEALQPVLDRLRGRGADLFVVGPAAQVAAASAGFVLPVEGVAEELQPILEILPLQLMAYEVTIARGQDPDAPRALAKVTETR; encoded by the coding sequence ATGTCCGCCCCGAACCCGGCCGAGCACACCGAGCACGACGAGCCCCCCGGCCGGATCATGGCCGGGGAGATGGCCCAGCAGCCCGCGGTCCTGCGGCGCATCCTCGACGAGGGTGCGCCGCGCATCCGTGAGACGGCGGCCGCCGTCGCCGCCCGCCGGCCGCGCTTCGTGCTGCTGACCGCCCGCGGCACCTCCGACAACGCCGCGCTGTACGCCAAGTACCTGCTGGAGATCCGACTCGGCCTGCCCTGCGGGCTCACCTCGATGTCCACCACCACCGCGTACGGCGCCCGGCCCGACCTGACCGACGTGCTGGTGATCACCGTCAGCCAGTCCGGCGGGTCCCCCGACCTCGTCGCCTCGACCAAGGCCGCCCGCGAGGCGGGCGCGATCACCCTCGCGGTGACCAACAACCCGGACTCGCCGCTGGCCGCGGTCTCCGAGTTCCACGTCGACATCATGGCCGGGCCCGAGAAGGCGCTGCCGGCCACCAAGACGTACACCGCCTCCCTGCTGGCGCTGTACCTCTTCACGGAGGGGCTGCGCGACGGCGACACGGCCGCCGCCGCGGCGCTGCCGGGCCTGGCCGCGGACATCCTCGGGCGCCAGGACGAGATCCGGGCTCTGGCCGCCCGCTACCGCTTCGCCGAGCGGATGGTCATCACCTCGCGCGGCTACGGCTACCCGACGGCGAAGGAGGCGGCGCTCAAGCTGATGGAGACGAGCTACATCCCCGCGCTCGCCTACTCCGGCGCCGACCTGCTGCACGGCCCGCTCGCCATGGTGGACAACATCTCGCCGGTGATCGCGGTCGTCACCCAGGGGCGCGGCGGCGAGGCGCTCCAGCCCGTCCTGGACCGGCTGCGGGGCCGTGGCGCGGATCTCTTCGTGGTCGGCCCGGCCGCCCAGGTCGCGGCCGCCTCCGCGGGCTTCGTGCTGCCGGTGGAGGGGGTCGCGGAGGAGCTCCAGCCCATCCTGGAGATCCTTCCGCTCCAGCTCATGGCGTACGAGGTGACGATCGCGCGGGGCCAGGACCCGGACGCGCCGCGGGCGCTGGCGAAGGTCACCGAGACCCGCTGA
- a CDS encoding glycoside hydrolase family 3 protein, which produces MTTLLRGSSDTLTRDALTVLQPGFVGTRAPDWLLRQVAEGLSAVGLFGRNITSPAQLAALTAQLRAERDDVLVAIDEEGGDVTRLEVRDGSSFPGNYALGRVDDVDLTREVARELGRRLADCGVDLNWAPAADVNSNPNNPVIGVRSFGADPQLAARHTVAYVEGLQAAGVAACTKHFPGHGDTSVDSHHALPRIDVDLDTLHARELVPFRAAIAAGSKAVMSAHILLPALDPDRPATLSPQILTGLLREELGYQGLIVTDGMEMQAISSTYGIERGSVLAIAAGADAICVGGGLADEETVLRLRDALVAAVRGGDLPEERLADAAARVRALAEWTQRARGARTEPGAAAQEGTAPGSGIGLVAARRATRVTDRDGAFEPLTEAVHVAALTPVANIAVGDETPWGVAAELVRLLPGTTTGSYAAGTGTDALAADVLADAADRRIVAVVRDVHRHTWMADALDALLAARPDTIVVEMGLGLAEPRGALHIATHGAARVCGRAAAEVVTGRSAGA; this is translated from the coding sequence ATGACGACACTTCTGCGCGGATCGTCCGACACGCTCACCCGGGACGCGCTCACCGTCCTCCAGCCCGGCTTCGTCGGCACCCGGGCGCCCGACTGGCTGCTGCGCCAGGTCGCCGAAGGGCTCTCGGCCGTCGGCCTGTTCGGCCGCAACATCACCTCGCCCGCCCAGCTCGCCGCCCTCACCGCGCAGTTGCGCGCCGAGCGCGACGACGTCCTCGTCGCCATCGACGAGGAGGGCGGCGACGTCACCCGGCTGGAGGTCAGGGACGGCTCGTCCTTCCCCGGCAACTACGCCCTCGGCCGGGTCGACGACGTCGACCTGACCCGCGAGGTGGCCCGTGAACTCGGCCGCAGGCTGGCCGACTGCGGCGTCGACCTCAACTGGGCGCCGGCCGCCGACGTCAACTCGAACCCGAACAATCCGGTCATCGGCGTCCGTTCGTTCGGCGCCGACCCGCAGCTCGCCGCCCGCCACACCGTCGCCTATGTCGAGGGGCTCCAGGCGGCCGGTGTCGCCGCCTGCACCAAGCACTTCCCCGGACACGGCGACACCAGCGTCGACTCCCACCACGCGCTGCCGCGCATCGATGTGGACCTCGACACACTGCACGCCCGTGAGCTGGTGCCTTTCCGGGCGGCGATCGCGGCGGGTTCCAAAGCGGTCATGAGTGCGCATATTCTTCTCCCCGCGCTCGACCCCGACCGGCCCGCCACGCTCAGCCCGCAGATCCTCACCGGACTGCTGCGCGAGGAACTGGGCTACCAGGGCCTGATCGTCACGGACGGCATGGAGATGCAGGCCATCTCGTCGACGTACGGCATCGAGCGCGGATCGGTCCTCGCGATCGCGGCCGGAGCCGACGCCATCTGCGTCGGCGGCGGCCTCGCCGACGAGGAGACCGTGCTGCGGCTGCGTGACGCCCTCGTCGCCGCGGTGCGGGGCGGAGACCTGCCCGAGGAGCGGCTGGCCGACGCGGCGGCGCGGGTGCGCGCCCTCGCGGAGTGGACGCAGCGGGCCAGGGGGGCTCGTACAGAGCCGGGCGCGGCTGCACAGGAGGGGACCGCGCCCGGCTCCGGTATCGGGCTCGTCGCCGCGCGGCGCGCGACCCGGGTCACGGACCGGGACGGCGCCTTCGAGCCGCTCACCGAGGCCGTCCACGTCGCCGCCCTCACCCCGGTCGCCAACATCGCCGTCGGGGACGAGACCCCCTGGGGCGTGGCCGCCGAACTGGTCCGGCTGCTGCCCGGCACCACCACCGGTTCGTACGCCGCCGGCACGGGGACGGACGCCCTGGCCGCAGACGTGCTGGCCGACGCGGCGGACCGTAGGATCGTCGCTGTGGTGCGCGACGTCCACCGTCACACCTGGATGGCGGACGCCCTGGACGCCCTGCTCGCGGCCCGTCCCGACACGATCGTGGTCGAGATGGGCCTGGGGCTGGCCGAGCCCAGGGGAGCGCTGCACATCGCCACCCACGGCGCCGCCCGCGTCTGCGGACGCGCCGCCGCCGAGGTCGTCACCGGCAGGAGCGCCGGGGCCTGA
- a CDS encoding carbohydrate ABC transporter permease translates to MSTSTAPSPADTEQQTVRPDRKRTRWHYDVIGLVTAVVMAFPVYWLIISSLRPNHEIRSYDQTLWPSSLTFDNFARAVKQENFATAVQSSLIVSVTAVLGGMVIATLAALAIGRFRFFGRKALLMILILVQMLPPTAMLIPIYAQLNAMGGLDEYWGLIVVYLVSTLPFAVVMIRGFVVNIPVELEESAMVDGCTRMGAFRRVIFPLLAPGLAAASIFALVNAWNEYLFAYILINDNSKYTLNVWLMTFTTERGTDYGALMAASTLIALPVVVFFMIIQKKMATGLTSGAVKG, encoded by the coding sequence ATGAGCACCTCCACCGCCCCCTCGCCGGCCGACACCGAGCAGCAGACCGTCCGGCCGGACCGCAAGAGGACCCGCTGGCACTACGACGTCATCGGCCTGGTCACCGCCGTCGTCATGGCCTTCCCGGTCTACTGGCTGATCATCAGCTCCCTGCGGCCCAACCACGAGATCCGGTCCTACGACCAGACCCTGTGGCCCTCCTCGCTGACGTTCGACAACTTCGCGCGCGCGGTGAAGCAGGAGAACTTCGCCACCGCCGTCCAGTCGAGCCTCATCGTCTCCGTCACCGCCGTCCTCGGCGGCATGGTCATCGCCACCCTGGCGGCCCTCGCGATCGGCCGCTTCCGGTTCTTCGGGCGCAAGGCCCTGCTGATGATCCTCATCCTCGTCCAGATGCTGCCCCCGACGGCGATGCTCATTCCGATCTACGCCCAGCTCAACGCCATGGGCGGCCTCGACGAGTACTGGGGCCTGATCGTCGTCTACCTGGTCTCGACGCTGCCCTTCGCGGTGGTCATGATCCGCGGCTTCGTGGTCAACATCCCCGTGGAGCTGGAGGAGTCGGCCATGGTCGACGGCTGCACCCGGATGGGAGCCTTCCGCCGGGTGATCTTCCCGCTGCTCGCCCCCGGGCTCGCCGCCGCGTCGATCTTCGCCCTGGTGAACGCCTGGAACGAGTACCTCTTCGCGTACATCCTCATCAACGACAACTCCAAGTACACGCTGAACGTCTGGCTGATGACGTTCACCACCGAGCGCGGAACGGACTACGGCGCCCTGATGGCCGCCTCCACGCTGATCGCCCTGCCCGTCGTCGTCTTCTTCATGATCATCCAGAAGAAGATGGCCACCGGCCTGACGTCCGGCGCCGTGAAGGGATAA
- a CDS encoding carbohydrate ABC transporter permease, which produces MTAADTKAAGPPVPVPRAPEPDRVRKGPGRGSPGSGPRQRKKGALLPYLLILPAIVAIAAVYAFPLSKTVIMSFQDMGRKELWTGDAPPWVGLDQFTNILGDSEFWSVTGRTVVFMAVCVTVTMAAGLLIAMLMMRLTTWVRLVLTACLVAAWSMPLMVAASIFRWLSDSDYGLINTLIAKVVGEDFLGHNWFLDPKQGFAIISLLVIWGAIPFVVITLYAALTQVPKELEEAAALDGANVLKVFTFVTWPVIRPVFTMVTTLSVIWDFNVFGQIWLLRGNKPEPEYETLGLYSFSKAFESTSFSQGTAIALITVVLLSGVAVYYLRQLMKTGEVE; this is translated from the coding sequence GTGACTGCCGCCGACACCAAGGCCGCCGGTCCGCCGGTACCCGTACCACGTGCCCCCGAGCCGGACCGCGTCCGCAAGGGGCCCGGCAGAGGAAGCCCCGGCTCCGGGCCACGGCAGCGGAAGAAGGGCGCGCTCCTTCCGTACCTGCTGATCCTCCCGGCCATCGTCGCCATCGCGGCGGTCTACGCCTTCCCGCTCAGCAAGACGGTGATCATGTCCTTCCAGGACATGGGCCGCAAGGAGCTCTGGACGGGCGACGCCCCGCCGTGGGTCGGCCTCGACCAGTTCACCAACATCCTCGGGGACAGCGAGTTCTGGTCGGTCACCGGGCGGACCGTGGTCTTCATGGCCGTCTGCGTCACCGTCACCATGGCGGCGGGCCTGCTGATCGCCATGCTGATGATGCGCCTGACGACCTGGGTGCGCCTGGTGCTCACCGCCTGCCTGGTGGCCGCCTGGTCGATGCCCCTGATGGTGGCGGCGTCGATCTTCCGCTGGCTGTCGGACTCCGACTACGGCCTCATCAACACCCTGATCGCCAAGGTCGTCGGCGAGGACTTCCTCGGCCACAACTGGTTCCTCGACCCCAAGCAGGGCTTCGCGATCATCTCCCTGCTGGTCATCTGGGGCGCCATCCCCTTCGTGGTCATCACCCTCTACGCGGCCCTCACCCAGGTCCCCAAGGAGCTGGAGGAGGCGGCGGCCCTCGACGGCGCCAACGTCCTCAAGGTCTTCACCTTCGTCACCTGGCCGGTCATCCGCCCGGTCTTCACGATGGTCACCACGCTCTCCGTGATCTGGGACTTCAACGTCTTCGGGCAGATCTGGCTGCTGCGCGGCAACAAGCCCGAGCCCGAGTACGAGACCCTCGGCCTCTACTCCTTCTCCAAGGCCTTCGAGTCCACCTCGTTCAGCCAGGGCACCGCGATCGCCCTGATCACGGTCGTGCTGCTGTCCGGAGTGGCCGTGTACTACCTGCGCCAGCTGATGAAGACAGGAGAGGTCGAATGA
- a CDS encoding sugar ABC transporter substrate-binding protein, with translation MKRKLAAAVGVAAMMASVAACGSDGGSDSAAKDPKDRKETLTVWLMVDAQSTWPELVKDVNAQFNKKYPGVKVDVQYQQWADKAKKLDTALGGDKFPDVVELGNTETMQYILNGALAEIDPKKYDNSDTWIQGLKDTCAYEGKQYCVPYYAGARVAIYNTEMLKKGAGIDTLPTTEAELLSAMDKVSAEYSKKDKRFSSLYLPGRYWYAAMSYVAAYGGKIAEYDEGGKEWKASLSSPEAQKGIEHFINLVKKYNKADQTKDEQDHANVMANEKAALLYGNGWESGSVVDGKNNGNPKLEGKILTAGMPGPNGKALPSFIGGSDLAVTGKSKVADLGEEWISMFTSEKSQEVLASKNILPNNTKQLEPLKAKPETAPIANAVPDAWFTPIAPGWTSIEKEEVLENMLLSILKGTSVADAAKAADAKINELINQES, from the coding sequence GTGAAGCGCAAGCTCGCAGCAGCGGTGGGTGTGGCGGCCATGATGGCGTCGGTCGCGGCATGTGGTTCGGACGGCGGCAGTGACTCGGCTGCGAAGGACCCGAAGGACCGCAAGGAGACGCTGACCGTCTGGCTGATGGTCGACGCCCAGTCCACCTGGCCGGAGCTGGTCAAGGACGTCAACGCGCAGTTCAACAAGAAGTACCCCGGCGTGAAGGTCGATGTCCAGTACCAGCAGTGGGCGGACAAGGCGAAGAAGCTCGACACGGCGCTCGGCGGCGACAAGTTCCCGGACGTCGTGGAGCTCGGCAACACCGAGACGATGCAGTACATCCTCAACGGGGCCCTCGCGGAGATCGACCCCAAGAAGTACGACAACTCGGACACCTGGATCCAGGGTCTCAAGGACACCTGCGCGTACGAGGGCAAGCAGTACTGCGTGCCCTACTACGCCGGCGCCCGCGTCGCGATCTACAACACCGAGATGCTCAAGAAGGGCGCGGGCATCGACACGCTGCCCACGACCGAGGCCGAGCTGCTGTCCGCCATGGACAAGGTCTCCGCCGAGTACTCCAAGAAGGACAAGCGCTTCTCGTCCCTCTACCTGCCCGGCCGCTACTGGTACGCCGCCATGTCGTACGTCGCCGCGTACGGCGGCAAGATCGCCGAGTACGACGAGGGCGGCAAGGAGTGGAAGGCCTCGCTCTCCTCGCCCGAGGCGCAGAAGGGCATCGAGCACTTCATCAACCTGGTCAAGAAGTACAACAAGGCCGACCAGACCAAGGACGAGCAGGACCACGCCAACGTCATGGCCAACGAGAAGGCCGCCCTTCTCTACGGCAACGGCTGGGAGTCCGGCTCCGTCGTCGACGGCAAGAACAACGGCAACCCGAAGCTCGAGGGCAAGATCCTCACCGCGGGCATGCCCGGCCCTAACGGCAAGGCCCTGCCGTCCTTCATCGGTGGTTCCGACCTCGCCGTGACCGGCAAGTCGAAGGTCGCGGACCTCGGCGAGGAGTGGATCTCGATGTTCACCAGCGAGAAGTCGCAGGAGGTGCTCGCCTCCAAGAACATCCTCCCGAACAACACCAAGCAGCTCGAGCCGCTGAAGGCCAAGCCGGAGACCGCCCCGATCGCCAACGCGGTGCCGGACGCCTGGTTCACCCCGATCGCCCCGGGCTGGACCTCCATCGAGAAGGAGGAGGTCCTGGAGAACATGCTCCTGTCCATCCTCAAGGGCACCTCGGTCGCCGACGCCGCCAAGGCCGCCGACGCCAAGATCAACGAGCTGATCAACCAGGAGTCCTGA
- a CDS encoding GntR family transcriptional regulator: MTSDGNGTEPEGGAGTRIARVPKYYRLKRHLLDMTETLPPGTPVPPERTLAAEFDTSRTTVRQALQELVVEGRLERIQGKGTFVAKPKVSQALQLTSYTEDMRAQGLEPTSQLLDIGYVTADDTLAGLLDISAGGRVLRIERLRLASGEPMAIETTHLSAKRFPALRRSLVKYTSLYTALAEVYDVHLAEAEETIETSLATPREAGLLGTDVGLPMLMLSRHSLDARGEPVEWVRSVYRGDRYKFVARLKRPTD; encoded by the coding sequence ATGACCTCGGACGGGAATGGCACGGAGCCCGAGGGCGGAGCAGGCACCCGCATCGCGCGCGTGCCCAAGTACTACCGGCTCAAGCGGCACTTGCTCGACATGACCGAAACCCTTCCCCCGGGCACCCCCGTACCGCCGGAGCGCACCCTCGCGGCCGAGTTCGACACCTCCCGCACCACCGTGCGCCAGGCCCTCCAGGAACTGGTCGTGGAGGGCCGGCTGGAGCGGATCCAGGGCAAGGGCACCTTCGTCGCCAAGCCCAAGGTCTCGCAGGCCCTGCAACTGACCTCGTACACCGAGGACATGCGCGCCCAGGGTCTGGAGCCCACGTCTCAGCTGCTGGACATCGGATACGTCACAGCCGACGACACCCTCGCCGGGCTCCTCGACATCTCCGCCGGCGGCCGGGTGCTGCGCATCGAGCGCCTGCGGCTGGCCAGCGGCGAGCCCATGGCGATCGAGACCACCCACCTGTCCGCGAAGCGCTTCCCCGCCCTGCGCCGCAGCCTGGTCAAGTACACCTCCCTCTACACCGCCCTCGCCGAGGTGTACGACGTGCACCTCGCGGAGGCCGAGGAGACCATCGAGACCTCCCTCGCCACGCCCCGCGAGGCCGGGCTGCTCGGCACCGACGTCGGCCTGCCGATGCTGATGCTCTCGCGCCACTCGCTGGACGCCCGGGGCGAGCCGGTGGAGTGGGTCCGCTCCGTCTACCGCGGCGACCGCTACAAGTTCGTCGCCCGCCTCAAGCGGCCCACCGACTGA
- a CDS encoding DUF3311 domain-containing protein — MSAEPEAPPAPNTEPPVVTPVRVVIALCLIAPFVAMLWVGSYAKIEPVLIGIPFFYWYQMAWVVISTALTMVAYVLWQRDQRARKGGASK, encoded by the coding sequence ATGTCAGCAGAGCCCGAGGCGCCACCTGCGCCGAACACCGAACCACCCGTCGTCACCCCCGTGCGTGTGGTCATCGCCCTGTGCCTGATCGCGCCCTTCGTGGCGATGCTCTGGGTCGGTTCCTACGCGAAGATCGAACCGGTCCTCATCGGCATCCCGTTCTTCTACTGGTACCAGATGGCCTGGGTCGTGATCTCGACCGCGCTCACCATGGTCGCCTACGTGCTGTGGCAGCGTGACCAGCGCGCCCGCAAGGGAGGTGCGTCGAAGTGA
- the mctP gene encoding monocarboxylate uptake permease MctP — translation MKDGVNGVALAVFIFFFLAVTVMGFLAARWRKAENENSLDEWGLGGRSFGTWVTWFLLGGDLYTAYTFVAVPAAVYAAGAAGFFAVPYTILVYPLIFTFLPRLWSVSHKHGYVTTSDFVRGRFGSKGLSLAVAVTGILATMPYIALQLVGIQAVLDVMGVGGGENTHWFIKDLPILIAFGVLAAYTYSSGLRAPALIAFVKDTLIYLVIAVAIIYIPIKLGGFDAIFSAASEKFSQTNEATGKPVGALAPGDAGHWGYATLALGSALALFMYPHSITATLSSRSREVIRRNTTILPLYSLMLGLLALLGFMAIAAGVNVANGQLAIPQLFENMFPDWFAGVAFAAIGIGALVPAAIMSIAAANLFTRNIYKDFLKPDATPAQETKVSKLVSLLVKVGALAFVLTMDKTVAINFQLLGGIWILQTFPALVGGLFTRWFHRWALIGGWAVGMVYGTAAAYGVASPTQKHFGGSSAEIPGIGEIGYIGLTAFVLNVVVTVVLTFVLRALKAPDGVDETSPSDYTADSGDPGVKTELPPATAGAPGGH, via the coding sequence GTGAAGGACGGCGTGAACGGCGTCGCACTCGCCGTCTTCATCTTCTTCTTCCTGGCCGTCACGGTCATGGGCTTCCTCGCCGCGCGCTGGCGCAAGGCGGAGAACGAGAACAGCCTCGACGAATGGGGCCTCGGCGGCCGCTCGTTCGGCACCTGGGTCACCTGGTTCCTGCTCGGCGGCGACCTCTACACGGCGTACACCTTCGTCGCCGTCCCCGCGGCCGTCTACGCGGCGGGCGCGGCCGGCTTCTTCGCCGTGCCGTACACCATCCTGGTCTACCCGCTGATCTTCACCTTCCTGCCGCGCCTGTGGTCGGTCTCCCACAAGCACGGCTACGTGACCACCTCGGACTTCGTCCGCGGCCGGTTCGGCTCCAAGGGTCTGTCGCTGGCGGTCGCCGTCACCGGCATCCTCGCGACCATGCCGTACATCGCCCTCCAGCTCGTCGGCATCCAGGCCGTGCTGGACGTCATGGGCGTGGGCGGCGGCGAGAACACCCACTGGTTCATCAAGGACCTGCCGATCCTGATCGCCTTCGGTGTCCTCGCGGCGTACACCTACTCCTCGGGTCTGCGGGCGCCGGCGCTCATCGCCTTCGTCAAGGACACCCTGATCTACCTGGTGATCGCCGTGGCGATCATCTACATCCCGATCAAGCTCGGCGGCTTCGACGCCATCTTCTCCGCGGCGAGCGAGAAGTTCTCGCAGACCAACGAGGCGACCGGCAAGCCCGTCGGCGCGCTCGCGCCCGGCGACGCCGGGCACTGGGGCTACGCCACCCTCGCCCTGGGCTCCGCACTGGCGCTGTTCATGTACCCGCACTCGATCACGGCGACGCTCTCCTCGCGCAGCCGTGAGGTGATCCGCCGCAACACCACGATCCTGCCGCTGTACTCGCTGATGCTGGGCCTGCTCGCGCTGCTCGGATTCATGGCGATCGCGGCCGGCGTCAACGTGGCCAACGGGCAGCTCGCCATCCCGCAGCTGTTCGAGAACATGTTCCCCGACTGGTTCGCGGGCGTGGCCTTCGCCGCGATCGGCATCGGCGCGCTGGTGCCCGCCGCGATCATGTCCATCGCCGCGGCGAACCTCTTCACCCGCAACATCTACAAGGACTTCCTCAAGCCGGACGCGACCCCGGCCCAGGAGACCAAGGTCTCCAAGCTGGTCTCGCTGCTGGTCAAGGTCGGCGCCCTCGCCTTCGTCCTCACCATGGACAAGACGGTGGCGATCAACTTCCAGCTCCTGGGCGGCATCTGGATCCTCCAGACCTTCCCGGCCCTGGTGGGCGGTCTGTTCACCCGCTGGTTCCACCGCTGGGCGCTGATCGGCGGCTGGGCCGTCGGCATGGTCTACGGCACGGCCGCCGCCTACGGGGTCGCGAGCCCCACCCAGAAGCACTTCGGCGGCTCCTCGGCCGAGATCCCCGGCATCGGCGAGATCGGCTACATCGGCCTCACGGCCTTCGTGCTGAACGTCGTGGTCACCGTGGTCCTCACCTTCGTCCTGCGGGCCCTGAAGGCCCCCGACGGCGTCGACGAGACCAGCCCGTCCGACTACACCGCGGACTCGGGCGACCCGGGCGTCAAGACCGAGCTCCCGCCCGCCACCGCGGGTGCGCCCGGCGGTCACTGA
- a CDS encoding GNAT family N-acetyltransferase, with translation MDITIRRIEPGEYGPLGELTAQAYLRGGLLDFGEEDPYLEVLRDVAGRAAHTEVYVAVDEGGGLLGGVAFVPEPGPYADVAGPGEAEFRTLAVAEEARGRGAGEALVRVCVDRARALGRARLVLSTQSAMHTAHRVYGRMGFVRTPDRDWSPIPSVPLLTYALEL, from the coding sequence ATGGACATCACCATCAGGCGGATCGAGCCGGGCGAGTACGGGCCACTGGGGGAACTGACGGCGCAGGCGTACCTGCGGGGCGGCCTCCTCGACTTCGGGGAGGAGGACCCTTATCTGGAGGTCCTGCGGGACGTCGCGGGGCGGGCGGCGCACACCGAGGTCTACGTCGCCGTGGACGAGGGCGGCGGGCTCCTCGGCGGTGTGGCGTTCGTCCCGGAGCCCGGGCCCTACGCCGATGTCGCGGGGCCGGGCGAGGCCGAGTTCCGCACCCTGGCCGTCGCCGAGGAGGCCCGCGGACGGGGCGCGGGCGAGGCGCTGGTGCGGGTCTGCGTGGACCGGGCGCGGGCGCTGGGACGCGCGCGGCTGGTGCTGTCCACGCAGTCGGCGATGCACACGGCGCACCGCGTGTACGGCCGGATGGGCTTCGTCCGCACCCCCGATCGCGACTGGTCGCCCATCCCGTCGGTTCCGCTGCTGACGTACGCGCTGGAGCTCTGA